One part of the Streptomyces sp. NBC_00286 genome encodes these proteins:
- a CDS encoding acyl-CoA dehydrogenase family protein — translation MPDRAPQPVDRQLPTDEARDLISLVRDIAQREIAPKAAEEEDAGRFPRDVFTLLSESGLLGLPYDSEYGGGDQPYEVYLQVLEELAAARLTVGLGVSVHSLSCHALAHYGTKEQQVEHLPAMLGGGLLGAYCLSEPSSGSDAAGMRTKAERDGDDWVLTGTKAWITHGGIADFYTVFARSGGEGTRGITAFLVPGDAEGLSAAVPEKKMGLKGSPTAQIHLDGVRISDDRRIGDEGQGFAIALSALDSGRLGIAACAIGVAQAALDEAVAYATGREQFGRRIADFQGLRFMLADMATQIEAGRALYLAAARLRDAGRPFSKQAAMAKLLCTDAAMKVTTDAVQVLGGYGYTADFPVERYMREAKVLQIVEGTNQIQRMVIARHLAGPESR, via the coding sequence ATGCCCGACCGCGCCCCGCAGCCGGTGGACCGGCAACTGCCCACGGACGAGGCCAGGGATCTGATCTCCCTCGTCCGCGACATCGCGCAGCGCGAGATCGCCCCCAAGGCGGCCGAGGAGGAAGACGCCGGACGCTTCCCGCGCGACGTCTTCACACTGCTCTCCGAGTCAGGGCTGCTCGGCCTGCCGTACGACTCCGAATACGGCGGCGGTGACCAGCCGTACGAGGTCTACCTCCAGGTCCTCGAAGAGCTCGCCGCGGCCCGGCTGACCGTAGGCCTCGGCGTCAGCGTGCACTCGCTGTCCTGTCACGCCCTCGCCCACTACGGCACCAAGGAACAGCAGGTCGAGCATCTGCCGGCCATGCTCGGCGGTGGCCTCCTCGGGGCGTACTGTCTCTCCGAGCCGTCCTCCGGATCCGATGCCGCCGGAATGCGCACGAAGGCGGAGCGGGACGGGGACGACTGGGTGCTCACGGGCACCAAGGCGTGGATCACTCATGGCGGGATCGCCGACTTCTACACCGTGTTCGCGCGCAGCGGCGGCGAGGGGACGCGTGGCATCACGGCGTTCCTGGTGCCCGGTGACGCCGAAGGGCTGAGCGCGGCGGTGCCGGAGAAGAAGATGGGCCTCAAGGGCTCGCCCACGGCTCAGATCCACCTCGATGGGGTGCGGATCTCCGACGACCGGCGCATCGGCGACGAGGGCCAGGGCTTCGCGATCGCCCTGTCCGCACTCGACTCCGGGCGGCTCGGCATCGCGGCCTGTGCGATCGGCGTGGCCCAGGCGGCGCTGGACGAGGCGGTCGCGTACGCCACCGGGCGCGAGCAGTTCGGGCGGCGGATCGCGGACTTCCAAGGTCTGCGCTTCATGCTCGCGGACATGGCGACCCAGATCGAGGCGGGCCGGGCGCTCTATCTCGCGGCCGCCCGGCTGCGCGACGCGGGGCGGCCGTTCTCCAAGCAGGCGGCCATGGCGAAGCTGCTGTGCACGGACGCCGCGATGAAGGTCACCACGGACGCCGTCCAGGTACTCGGGGGGTACGGCTACACCGCGGACTTCCCCGTCGAGCGCTACATGCGCGAGGCCAAGGTGCTGCAGATCGTCGAGGGCACGAATCAGATCCAGCGGATGGTCATCGCCCGTCACCTCGCTGGTCCCGAGTCACGGTGA